One Danio aesculapii chromosome 22, fDanAes4.1, whole genome shotgun sequence genomic window carries:
- the dram2b gene encoding DNA damage-regulated autophagy modulator protein 2b — translation MWWFQEGLCVLPVALVVWTAATFIFAYITAVVLRHVDPLVPYISDTGTVAPERCVFGVMLNVSAFLGVATMYVRYKQLQALADVDDTRLNRLNVVGFVLGCCSSFGMCVVANFQKTTLFSMHLVGAILTFGIGALYVFIQTALSYLMQPHIHSKTMFWTRLSVGIWTLSSIISMFVSSVIMYSTLPGVEVNKKLHWTPGEPGFTAHIVSTISEWSLALSFISFFLTYIRDFKKINLRASAELQSNHLYESQHYRPVSARGPTETSPLLTGSI, via the exons ATGTGGTGGTTCCAGGAGGGTCTGTGTGTGCTGCCCGTGGCTCTGGTGGTCTGGACCGCCGCCACCTTCATCTTCGCCTACATCACGGCTGTTGTTCTGAGACATGTCGACCCGCTGGTGCCCTACATCAG TGACACCGGGACGGTCGCGCCGGAGAGATGCGTGTTTGGAGTCATGCTCAATGTGTCAGCGTTCCTAG GTGTCGCCACGATGTATGTGCGCTATAAGCAGCTACAGGCTCTGGCGGATGTGGACGACACTCGTCTGAACCGGCTCAATGTGGTCGGGTTTGTTTTGGGCTGCTGCAGCTCATTCGGCATGTGTGTCGTCGCTAACTTCCAG aaaaccACTCTGTTCTCCATGCACCTGGTGGGCGCCATTTTGACGTTTGGTATCGGCGCTCTCTACGTTTTCATCCAGACGGCTCTGTCGTACCTCATGCAGCCTCACATCCACAGCAAAACCATGTTCTGGACGCGGCTGAGTGTTGGTATCTGGACCCTCAGCAGCATCATCAGCA TGTTTGTGTCATCTGTGATCATGTACAGCACTCTACCTGGGGTGGAGGTCAACAAGAAGCTGCACTGGACGCCTGGAGAACCC GGTTTCACGGCTCATATCGTGAGCACCATCTCTGAATGGTCCCTCGCGCTGTCCTTCATCAGCTTCTTCCTCACCTACATACGAGACTTTAAG AAGATTAACCTGCGTGCTTCAGCCGAGCTTCAGAGCAACCATCTGTACGAATCGCAGCATTACCGGCCCGTTTCTGCGCGAGGACCGACCGAGACGTCCCCACTGCTGACCGGGAGCATCTGA